The following proteins are co-located in the Rippkaea orientalis PCC 8801 genome:
- a CDS encoding CCA tRNA nucleotidyltransferase, with translation MTGQHTLTNLFTHSLPFSLDLLPPDACLVGGAVRDALLNCSRNYLDLDFVVPNGAVETARKIANNYQAGFVVLDEQRRIARVVFKQGTVDFAQQEGENLEKDLRRRDFTINAIAYDVHQQQLIDPLKGSEDLKKRLLRMVSLNNLKDDPLRLLRAYRQAIQLNFTIEEKTRETIRQLAPLIKKVAAERVQTELGYLLSDSRGSQGLIDMAKDGLLNPWFKELTEDKLQQLLKVDQVVKLLRDQLAIDDFYQFLNYELDSYQDYSLIIQRAKLASLVLSVPEKAELELVNLKYSRADIRMITKALTYLPLLEENQSKMSLRELYFFFLEVGDVFPLIVILALARGILLTDILPLIYRYLDPKDQVAHPCPLITGHDLIKQLNLKPSPQIGQLLTEIQIAYIEGKILTKEEALAFAETTVNH, from the coding sequence ATGACTGGGCAACATACCTTAACCAATTTATTCACTCATTCCTTACCTTTTAGTCTAGATTTGCTGCCTCCTGATGCTTGTTTGGTGGGGGGAGCCGTACGCGATGCTTTGCTCAATTGTTCGAGGAATTACCTAGATTTAGACTTTGTTGTGCCTAATGGTGCGGTAGAAACGGCGCGAAAAATTGCCAATAATTATCAAGCAGGATTTGTGGTTTTAGATGAGCAAAGACGAATTGCTAGGGTTGTCTTTAAGCAAGGAACGGTAGATTTTGCTCAACAGGAAGGAGAAAATCTAGAAAAGGATTTAAGACGGCGAGATTTTACGATTAATGCCATTGCTTATGATGTTCATCAACAGCAATTAATTGATCCCTTAAAGGGGTCAGAAGACCTTAAAAAACGCCTGTTAAGAATGGTATCTCTTAATAATTTAAAAGATGATCCTTTACGCTTATTAAGGGCTTATCGCCAAGCCATACAACTCAATTTTACCATTGAGGAGAAAACGAGGGAAACCATTCGTCAATTAGCCCCTTTAATTAAAAAAGTTGCTGCGGAAAGGGTGCAAACCGAGTTAGGTTATTTATTATCTGATAGTCGAGGAAGCCAGGGGTTAATTGATATGGCTAAAGATGGGTTATTAAATCCTTGGTTTAAAGAGTTGACTGAAGATAAATTACAACAGTTATTAAAAGTTGATCAAGTGGTTAAATTATTAAGGGATCAGTTAGCTATCGATGACTTTTATCAATTCTTGAATTATGAACTAGATAGTTATCAAGACTATTCCCTGATAATTCAAAGAGCAAAATTAGCGAGTTTGGTTTTATCTGTTCCAGAGAAAGCTGAATTAGAGTTAGTGAATTTAAAGTATTCCCGTGCTGATATTCGCATGATTACTAAAGCATTAACGTATCTACCTTTATTAGAAGAAAATCAAAGTAAAATGAGTCTAAGAGAGTTGTATTTTTTCTTCTTAGAAGTTGGAGATGTGTTTCCCTTGATTGTTATTTTAGCTTTAGCAAGAGGAATTTTATTAACTGATATTCTACCATTAATCTATCGCTATCTTGATCCTAAAGATCAAGTGGCTCATCCTTGTCCTTTAATCACGGGACATGATTTAATTAAGCAGTTAAATCTCAAACCGAGTCCCCAAATTGGTCAACTGTTAACTGAGATTCAAATTGCTTATATCGAGGGAAAAATTTTAACAAAAGAAGAAGCCTTAGCTTTTGCTGAAACAACAGTTAATCACTAG
- a CDS encoding Ycf34 family protein, producing MCICVNCHYVDRCNTYHKVEHQHQQPHLTDSPDFEPIQPSINVNIRPKGEYIEMEWDVVGCESFLQEMGKWLKLRPGEAVPT from the coding sequence ATGTGTATTTGTGTTAACTGCCATTATGTTGATCGCTGTAACACTTATCATAAAGTGGAACACCAACACCAACAACCCCATCTAACCGATAGTCCGGATTTTGAACCCATCCAACCGAGTATTAATGTTAACATCCGTCCCAAGGGCGAGTATATCGAAATGGAGTGGGATGTGGTTGGTTGTGAGAGTTTCCTCCAAGAAATGGGGAAATGGCTCAAATTACGCCCAGGAGAAGCGGTTCCGACTTAG
- a CDS encoding ATP-binding protein, whose protein sequence is MLEINKDDIVARLQSDNPWWETGRDSKLAYQDLPQRNYFKPFYQKIVDFTVRRAIILMGPRRVGKTVMVYQSIRELLNAGIDEKTILYLSVDTPLYTGLALEKILGYFQELFNHKRDAKLFIFFDEIQYLRDWEIHLKSLVDSFMDYRFIATGSAAAALRLKSTESGAGRFTDFILPPLTFAEYLMFIHREDELIKTIKTRVIDQNNNKYYQYSTPDIQALNEEFVNYLNFGGYPEAVFSETIRKDPGQYIKSDIIDKVLLRDLPSLYGISDIQELNRLFTTLAYNSGHEVSLDGLSQSSNVAKNTIKRYLEYLEAAFLIKRVERIDQNAKRFKRAVCFKVYLTNPSMKAALFGKIKADSEAMGAMTETAIFSQWEHHKSSNLYYARWNKGEIDIVYLLSLNQLPVWMVEVKWSDKPYRSPSELNNCVEFVKKNPTIEQPILVTSRSITNENFLYQGVEFRFEPASLYTYTLGANFFKQIDQLLTE, encoded by the coding sequence ATGTTGGAAATTAATAAGGACGATATCGTCGCGCGTCTTCAATCTGATAATCCTTGGTGGGAAACAGGAAGGGATAGTAAGCTTGCCTATCAAGATCTGCCTCAACGTAACTATTTTAAGCCTTTTTATCAGAAAATTGTTGATTTTACTGTTCGTAGGGCGATCATTTTAATGGGACCGAGGCGCGTCGGTAAGACGGTGATGGTTTATCAGAGTATTCGAGAACTTTTAAATGCTGGTATTGATGAAAAGACTATCTTATATTTATCGGTAGACACTCCCCTTTATACTGGACTGGCACTAGAAAAAATACTGGGTTATTTTCAAGAATTATTCAACCACAAACGGGATGCAAAGCTATTTATCTTTTTCGATGAAATTCAATATTTGCGTGACTGGGAAATACACCTTAAATCTCTCGTTGATTCCTTTATGGATTACCGTTTTATTGCGACGGGTTCGGCTGCTGCTGCACTGCGATTAAAAAGTACGGAATCTGGTGCAGGACGTTTTACTGATTTTATTCTACCGCCCCTAACATTTGCTGAATATTTGATGTTTATTCACCGAGAAGATGAGCTTATAAAAACTATAAAAACTAGAGTAATAGACCAAAATAATAATAAGTATTATCAATATTCTACCCCAGATATTCAGGCATTAAATGAAGAGTTTGTTAACTATCTCAATTTTGGGGGATATCCAGAGGCTGTTTTTTCAGAGACTATTCGGAAAGATCCTGGCCAATATATTAAAAGTGATATCATTGATAAAGTATTGCTGCGAGATTTACCCAGTCTTTACGGTATTAGTGATATTCAAGAATTGAACCGACTTTTTACAACGTTGGCTTATAATTCTGGTCATGAAGTGAGTTTAGATGGATTATCTCAATCGTCTAATGTGGCTAAGAATACGATTAAGCGTTATCTGGAATACTTAGAGGCCGCGTTTTTAATTAAGCGTGTTGAAAGAATTGACCAAAATGCCAAGCGATTTAAGCGTGCAGTGTGTTTTAAGGTGTATTTAACTAATCCTTCCATGAAAGCTGCCTTATTCGGAAAAATTAAGGCAGATTCTGAAGCAATGGGAGCGATGACGGAAACGGCGATTTTTAGCCAATGGGAGCATCATAAGTCTAGTAATCTTTATTATGCACGATGGAATAAAGGAGAAATCGATATTGTTTACCTGCTTTCCTTGAACCAATTACCCGTTTGGATGGTTGAAGTTAAGTGGAGTGACAAACCTTACAGGTCCCCCTCTGAACTTAATAATTGTGTTGAATTTGTCAAGAAAAATCCAACGATAGAGCAACCAATTTTAGTGACCAGTCGAAGTATTACCAATGAAAATTTTTTGTATCAAGGAGTGGAGTTTCGATTTGAACCCGCTAGTCTATATACTTACACACTTGGTGCTAATTTTTTCAAGCAAATTGACCAATTATTGACAGAGTAA
- a CDS encoding Mo-dependent nitrogenase C-terminal domain-containing protein, whose translation MSVTDYTIKHFIIHSLAINPPSDHSLLPNFPSPLSLPDGLKPLRNWLNNQEIHNPTLAHRLCRLIPAQCPFARDVNLFGRVILSIPPLCKINPLYEELMFLRFRALCYLAEEMGEDISQYC comes from the coding sequence ATGAGTGTAACAGACTATACCATTAAACACTTTATTATTCATAGTTTGGCCATTAATCCTCCTAGTGACCATTCCTTGTTGCCGAACTTTCCGTCTCCTTTATCATTGCCTGATGGATTAAAACCCCTACGAAATTGGCTGAATAATCAAGAAATCCACAATCCTACCTTAGCCCATCGTCTCTGTCGTCTGATTCCTGCCCAATGTCCCTTTGCCCGTGATGTTAACCTCTTTGGACGGGTGATCCTCAGCATTCCTCCCCTGTGTAAGATCAACCCCTTGTATGAGGAATTGATGTTCCTCCGCTTCCGTGCGCTTTGCTACTTAGCCGAGGAAATGGGAGAAGATATTAGCCAATACTGCTAA
- a CDS encoding alkaline phosphatase PhoX: MILPNNNISKGFTATLIALGMSGALTLIPKPVSAQHITTAGAQLTGLNGFNYEPIFTVGETINGYQPPGILDGIGAVEGSSIGLGDNIVRVLVNHEIAHTPGSDGTPQGSSYTLENGTVIEGGARISYFDIDKNSRQIVDSGLAFDTIFNRALEVVDDPLTDFDLGRTALSRFCSSAAFVADAYGAGLGFEDTIYITGEETTDGSIYALDIANGDLYAVPSLGRGGWENVTQINTGLTDTVALLLADDTSDSPMYLYVGTKDAGGNFLERNGLADGTIYAWVPDSGNNTPETFNGTGSSETGTWVALTNEGTGAGFSGGYALAQTLRDEAFAEGAFHFSRPEDVATNPDDDREVVLASTGDGDLFNGADNWGMTYIFDLNGLQFDASGLDLANSTTTLSILYDGNDTSACSAQFPGGSDFGLRSPDNLDWGQDGYIYVQEDRATTPGSLFGGTSGEEASIWQLNPNENCDLTRVAQVDRGATLLPGQSDISPTDLGNWETSGILDVTAFFPTKPGEKLFILDVQAHSVRGGDINSNNLVQGGQLGFLSQQVPEPSSLLGLGLFGLSAFGLKRKRDQQ, encoded by the coding sequence ATGATACTTCCTAATAATAACATTTCCAAGGGCTTCACAGCTACCCTGATTGCGCTGGGCATGAGTGGGGCATTAACCTTAATTCCCAAACCTGTTAGCGCACAACACATAACCACTGCTGGAGCTCAACTAACTGGACTCAATGGATTCAACTACGAGCCCATTTTCACCGTTGGCGAGACAATTAATGGCTATCAACCCCCTGGTATCCTCGATGGAATTGGGGCAGTTGAAGGCAGTAGTATTGGTCTAGGGGACAATATAGTTCGAGTCTTGGTTAACCATGAAATAGCCCATACTCCTGGGTCGGATGGAACCCCCCAAGGATCTTCCTATACCCTAGAAAATGGAACCGTCATTGAAGGGGGAGCGCGGATCAGCTATTTTGATATTGACAAAAATAGCCGTCAAATTGTCGATTCAGGGCTTGCTTTTGACACCATCTTTAACCGAGCGTTAGAAGTGGTCGATGATCCCTTGACCGACTTTGACCTAGGACGAACTGCATTAAGTCGTTTTTGCTCCAGTGCAGCCTTTGTGGCGGATGCCTATGGTGCTGGTCTAGGCTTTGAAGATACTATCTATATTACGGGAGAAGAAACCACCGACGGAAGCATATACGCGCTAGATATCGCTAACGGGGATCTGTATGCGGTTCCATCCCTAGGACGGGGTGGTTGGGAAAATGTGACCCAAATCAATACGGGACTAACTGATACGGTTGCCCTATTATTGGCCGATGATACATCGGATTCTCCGATGTATCTCTATGTAGGGACTAAGGATGCGGGGGGTAATTTCCTCGAACGCAATGGATTAGCCGATGGAACCATCTATGCTTGGGTTCCTGATTCGGGTAATAATACTCCTGAAACCTTTAATGGTACAGGCAGTTCTGAAACAGGGACTTGGGTTGCTCTGACTAATGAAGGAACCGGAGCCGGATTTAGTGGAGGATACGCCTTGGCACAAACTCTTCGGGATGAAGCCTTTGCCGAAGGAGCGTTCCACTTCTCTCGTCCTGAAGATGTGGCGACCAATCCCGACGATGATCGAGAAGTTGTCTTAGCCTCAACGGGTGACGGAGATCTGTTCAATGGGGCTGATAACTGGGGAATGACCTATATTTTCGACTTGAATGGCTTACAGTTTGATGCAAGTGGATTAGATTTGGCTAATTCTACTACTACCCTCAGCATTCTCTATGACGGCAACGATACGTCTGCTTGTAGTGCCCAATTTCCAGGGGGGTCGGATTTCGGTTTACGGAGTCCTGATAACTTGGATTGGGGTCAAGACGGTTACATTTATGTTCAAGAAGACCGCGCAACGACTCCAGGTAGTCTTTTTGGGGGAACTTCCGGCGAAGAAGCCTCGATTTGGCAACTCAACCCCAATGAAAATTGTGACTTAACCCGTGTTGCTCAGGTTGATCGCGGAGCTACTCTATTGCCGGGACAGAGTGACATCTCTCCCACCGACCTTGGAAACTGGGAAACCTCTGGTATCTTAGATGTGACCGCTTTCTTCCCCACTAAACCCGGAGAAAAGCTCTTTATCTTGGATGTACAGGCTCACAGTGTCCGAGGAGGGGATATCAACTCTAATAACTTGGTTCAAGGGGGACAACTCGGCTTCCTGTCTCAGCAAGTCCCTGAGCCCAGTTCTCTTTTGGGGTTAGGGTTATTCGGTTTGTCGGCTTTCGGGTTAAAGCGTAAGCGCGACCAGCAATAA
- a CDS encoding type 2 lanthipeptide synthetase LanM family protein, giving the protein MNTRKIRESDLLSIVSRATFLSEKIQDAFKKKVNQQEFDQNLIDKRLKNWSRAVGGGDNLKKRINWDELDLNFLGYVLGSVDVFNNSSLPFWAETLKNILESNLPLFDPINAQNNLPIDSDNPLAFEEFYLAFIQFNRYQLYSRFSKNIIEELLTQQAYYALERRLLEQLVNLGTETLLFEFDKFRQNNIVTNKSTTSETPQKARYNTFIETLLQDKGLRFFHQYPVLARLLTTILDLWLEYTVEFLQRLQADLSLIELTFGETKNLGKVKEINTSLSDYYHQSYVLDLTFLSGKKIVYKPKNLAIDAAFYKFQDWCNQQNITLPFKVIKIINQEKYGWQEFVSPEAFGEEKEVKNFYQRAGMVLSMIYVLGGKNCQNIDLVAQGEFPIIIDADFLMSPLKKESDESESWFSNSVVKTGFLPSWEGDYLLTANAQDSSVLGGIFPQQINSSREWKFINTDQMNLVNKTVVIPPKNNVVVFQEKTVYPNNYLEEIVTGFEEIYRLLSKHKEKLLSKESPLLDFKVSQSKLILYPAVAYKILCKQSLNPQYLRNGIDFSLLLEGAARTYLSSEKKPYCWSILPAEIKALQQLTIPYFQISCDNDSLDIGLDKPLEHFFTTSSYQKLMTQLKSLDEKDLALQIQLIRLSFYAKKVHLTQGNLKDLGTYCQFSPLTSEELLEEAVRMGNALVNNAIHHGDNCNWIELEYMYKANRYRLKALDNSLFLGRIGVSLFLAALAKITGKNQFKEVALASIFSLRKAIKQGQLPLTLSERNLGIIGYGGLLYSFTKISRFLEESTLLEDGKKIVNFITKKAITKDHQLDIIFGAAGAILGLLALYQETEDQQVLDTAIDCGNHLLSQRTETFPKAWLTVSQSKKPLTGFSHGVAGIVLSLLRLFSVTGNTAYLEAAKEGIEYEKNTLDLSRQNLPDLALEQTQINSMTLLYAWCNGSAGIGLSRLGSLPILQLEDIDSEIKVALKTTQRYCQEINQDIDSLCCGTFGRTELFVVASQKLNNQEWLQDARKQAAWIIARRKENQEYCLFSHLASSDLNSNFFKGSAGIGYQLLRLAYPESFPSVLILE; this is encoded by the coding sequence ATGAATACTAGAAAGATAAGAGAAAGTGACTTACTATCAATAGTTTCTAGAGCAACTTTTCTCTCAGAAAAAATTCAAGATGCTTTTAAAAAAAAGGTTAATCAGCAAGAATTTGATCAAAATTTAATTGATAAACGGCTCAAAAATTGGTCTAGAGCAGTTGGAGGAGGAGACAACCTTAAAAAGCGCATTAACTGGGATGAATTAGACTTAAATTTTCTGGGTTATGTACTAGGAAGTGTCGATGTTTTTAACAATTCTTCCTTGCCATTTTGGGCAGAAACTCTGAAAAATATCTTGGAAAGTAATTTACCCTTATTTGATCCTATCAATGCACAGAACAATTTACCGATAGATTCTGATAATCCGCTTGCTTTTGAGGAGTTTTACTTGGCATTTATTCAATTTAATCGCTATCAATTATATAGTCGATTTTCTAAAAATATTATTGAAGAATTGCTCACTCAACAAGCTTACTATGCTTTAGAACGTAGGTTATTAGAACAACTGGTTAATTTAGGAACAGAAACTTTACTATTTGAATTTGACAAATTTCGTCAAAATAATATTGTTACTAACAAATCTACCACTTCTGAAACACCCCAAAAAGCTAGATACAATACTTTTATTGAAACCCTTCTCCAAGATAAAGGATTGAGGTTTTTTCATCAATACCCAGTTTTAGCTCGTCTTTTGACTACAATTCTTGATTTATGGCTAGAATATACCGTAGAATTTTTACAACGCTTACAAGCTGATTTATCACTCATTGAGTTGACTTTTGGTGAGACAAAAAATCTAGGTAAAGTTAAAGAGATTAATACTTCTCTATCAGATTATTATCATCAAAGCTATGTTTTAGATTTAACTTTTTTGTCAGGCAAAAAAATAGTGTATAAACCTAAAAATTTAGCAATAGATGCTGCATTTTATAAGTTTCAAGATTGGTGTAACCAACAAAATATCACTTTGCCTTTCAAAGTAATCAAAATTATTAATCAGGAGAAATATGGCTGGCAAGAATTTGTTTCACCTGAAGCATTTGGAGAAGAAAAAGAGGTAAAAAACTTTTATCAAAGAGCAGGGATGGTATTATCAATGATCTATGTATTAGGAGGCAAAAACTGTCAGAATATTGACTTGGTTGCTCAGGGAGAATTTCCGATTATCATTGATGCTGATTTTTTAATGTCTCCTCTAAAAAAAGAATCTGATGAATCAGAAAGCTGGTTTAGTAATTCCGTTGTCAAGACAGGTTTTTTACCTTCTTGGGAGGGAGACTATCTTTTGACAGCTAATGCTCAAGATTCTAGTGTATTGGGTGGTATTTTTCCTCAGCAAATTAATTCATCACGAGAATGGAAATTTATTAATACAGATCAAATGAACTTAGTTAATAAAACTGTTGTTATTCCTCCTAAAAATAATGTCGTTGTTTTTCAAGAAAAAACAGTTTACCCTAATAATTATCTCGAAGAAATTGTTACAGGTTTTGAGGAAATATACCGTCTTTTAAGCAAACACAAAGAAAAGTTATTAAGTAAAGAAAGTCCCCTATTAGATTTCAAAGTTTCTCAGTCGAAATTAATTTTATATCCTGCGGTTGCTTACAAAATCCTATGTAAGCAAAGTCTCAATCCTCAATATTTAAGAAATGGAATTGATTTTAGTCTTTTATTGGAAGGAGCAGCACGCACCTATTTATCCTCTGAAAAAAAACCGTATTGTTGGTCAATTTTACCAGCAGAAATCAAAGCATTGCAACAGTTAACTATTCCTTATTTTCAGATATCCTGTGATAATGATTCGTTAGACATTGGACTAGATAAACCCCTTGAGCATTTTTTTACAACTTCTAGTTATCAGAAGTTAATGACTCAATTAAAAAGTCTAGATGAAAAAGATTTAGCGTTACAGATTCAACTCATTCGATTAAGTTTTTATGCTAAAAAAGTTCATCTAACCCAAGGAAATCTTAAAGATTTAGGAACTTATTGCCAATTTTCTCCCCTGACTTCTGAAGAACTTCTAGAAGAGGCTGTCAGAATGGGTAACGCTCTTGTTAATAATGCTATTCATCATGGAGATAATTGTAACTGGATTGAGCTAGAATATATGTATAAAGCCAATCGCTATCGACTTAAAGCCTTAGATAATTCTTTATTTTTAGGCAGAATTGGAGTGAGTTTATTTTTGGCAGCTTTAGCGAAAATAACAGGTAAAAATCAATTTAAAGAGGTTGCTTTAGCTAGTATTTTTTCTCTGCGTAAAGCCATTAAACAAGGACAGTTACCCCTAACATTATCAGAAAGAAACTTGGGAATTATCGGTTATGGTGGTTTGCTCTACAGCTTCACAAAAATTAGTCGGTTTTTAGAAGAATCAACCCTATTAGAAGATGGCAAAAAGATCGTGAATTTTATAACTAAAAAAGCGATCACAAAAGATCATCAACTCGATATTATTTTTGGAGCAGCCGGAGCAATTTTAGGACTCTTAGCACTTTATCAAGAAACAGAAGATCAACAAGTATTAGACACTGCCATAGATTGTGGTAATCATCTATTATCTCAACGAACCGAGACTTTTCCTAAAGCTTGGTTAACTGTATCGCAGTCGAAAAAGCCTTTAACTGGGTTTTCTCATGGTGTAGCTGGAATAGTTCTTTCCTTATTACGACTGTTTTCAGTAACAGGAAATACTGCTTATTTAGAAGCAGCAAAAGAAGGCATAGAATATGAAAAAAATACCTTGGACTTATCACGACAAAACTTGCCAGATTTGGCATTAGAGCAGACACAAATAAATTCCATGACGCTTTTATATGCTTGGTGTAACGGTAGTGCCGGAATTGGATTAAGTCGTTTAGGAAGCTTACCTATTCTTCAACTAGAGGACATAGACTCAGAGATTAAAGTAGCATTAAAAACGACTCAAAGATATTGTCAAGAAATTAACCAAGATATAGATAGTCTCTGCTGTGGAACTTTTGGACGAACTGAGTTATTTGTGGTTGCTTCACAAAAATTAAATAATCAGGAATGGCTACAAGATGCTAGAAAACAGGCAGCTTGGATTATAGCAAGAAGAAAAGAAAATCAAGAATATTGTTTGTTTTCCCACTTGGCTAGTTCTGATTTGAATTCTAACTTTTTTAAAGGCAGTGCAGGAATAGGGTATCAACTTCTGCGCTTAGCTTATCCAGAATCTTTTCCGTCTGTTCTGATTTTAGAATAA
- a CDS encoding DUF6916 family protein, protein MITNLEKSLFDNYLEDEFYIKMSESESIQFKLVEVESLQTNQRRKPSNKIRSQPFSLIFVGPLTPIFNQSIYQLSHPQLGEIEIFLVPLGESDTGIEYQAIFT, encoded by the coding sequence ATGATAACCAATCTAGAAAAATCCCTATTTGATAACTATTTAGAGGATGAATTTTACATTAAAATGAGCGAAAGTGAGTCTATTCAGTTTAAATTAGTTGAAGTAGAAAGTCTTCAAACCAATCAACGGAGAAAACCCTCAAATAAAATACGAAGTCAGCCATTTTCTTTAATCTTTGTTGGACCTTTAACTCCTATTTTTAACCAAAGTATCTATCAGTTAAGTCATCCTCAATTAGGAGAAATAGAGATATTTTTAGTTCCCCTTGGAGAAAGCGATACAGGAATAGAATACCAGGCTATTTTTACTTGA
- a CDS encoding GNAT family N-acetyltransferase: MVVQSVKLPIAKAIAKQLLNISNQSIILREAQFPQDNLFLLDVYSSTREDVQVVIDWTQEQKTAFIQMQFNAQHSYYQEHYSEAEFLIITVENIPVGRLYIERWDKEFRIIDIALLASHRQQLIGSSLLKAILMIAQEEGLAVTIHVENYNRAMNLYHRLGFRKIGNCGLYDLMEWLPSSSVNNQ, from the coding sequence ATGGTTGTTCAATCAGTTAAATTACCCATTGCTAAAGCGATCGCAAAGCAACTGCTAAACATCAGCAATCAGTCTATTATCTTACGAGAGGCTCAATTTCCGCAAGATAATCTATTTTTACTAGACGTTTACAGCAGTACCCGTGAAGATGTTCAAGTCGTGATAGATTGGACCCAGGAGCAAAAAACGGCGTTTATTCAGATGCAATTTAATGCCCAACATAGCTACTATCAGGAGCATTATTCTGAGGCAGAGTTCCTCATTATTACGGTTGAAAATATCCCCGTTGGACGATTATATATTGAGCGTTGGGACAAAGAATTTCGCATTATTGATATTGCCTTATTAGCTTCCCATCGTCAACAACTGATCGGCTCTTCTCTTCTTAAAGCTATTCTCATGATAGCCCAAGAAGAAGGTCTTGCCGTGACTATTCATGTCGAAAATTATAACCGAGCAATGAATCTTTATCATCGCTTAGGATTCCGAAAAATTGGGAATTGTGGACTTTACGATTTGATGGAATGGTTGCCATCAAGTTCTGTAAATAATCAATAA
- a CDS encoding phage tail protein, which yields MAEPFVAEIKMFGGNFAPVNYAFCDGQLMPISQNSALFSLLGTTYGGNGISTFALPDLRGRVPMHPGNGPGLSPRVLGESDGSETVTLLSNNVPSHTHTASSTATSVMRANNTATDNALDPTGRGLGIADRDVYVNAAPNVDMIAGSVNTTVNTTISPNTGGNAPVSIMQPFLCVSFIIALNGIFPSRS from the coding sequence ATGGCAGAACCGTTTGTTGCTGAAATTAAAATGTTTGGGGGAAACTTTGCCCCTGTAAATTATGCTTTCTGTGACGGGCAATTAATGCCTATCAGCCAAAATAGTGCTTTATTTTCCCTGCTTGGCACAACTTACGGAGGAAATGGCATCAGTACCTTTGCTTTACCCGATCTCAGAGGACGAGTACCCATGCACCCTGGTAATGGACCTGGGTTGTCTCCTCGCGTGTTAGGAGAGAGTGACGGAAGCGAGACTGTCACCCTACTGAGCAATAATGTCCCTTCTCATACCCATACAGCTTCCTCGACAGCGACTTCGGTGATGCGGGCTAATAATACCGCCACCGACAACGCACTCGATCCCACTGGCCGAGGACTAGGGATCGCTGACCGAGATGTTTATGTCAATGCTGCCCCCAATGTGGATATGATAGCAGGATCGGTGAACACAACGGTTAACACGACCATTTCTCCGAATACAGGAGGAAACGCCCCAGTATCCATTATGCAGCCTTTTCTTTGTGTCAGTTTTATTATTGCGTTGAACGGAATATTTCCCTCGCGTAGTTAA